A single Pseudomonas sp. HN11 DNA region contains:
- a CDS encoding antibiotic biosynthesis monooxygenase family protein codes for MSTPIPASHMAFIRARTGCSTELGARLSSLIEPGRQAQGCLQFSLQHSQVDPDVWLVSGFWSSEQAMSAYFNSPALMIFTELLNDMVVRSMDFQTFTDASAAHAYGEYLQLAG; via the coding sequence ATGTCCACCCCCATTCCCGCGAGCCATATGGCCTTTATCCGCGCCCGCACCGGGTGCAGCACCGAACTCGGTGCACGCTTGAGCAGTTTGATCGAACCGGGCCGTCAGGCTCAGGGTTGCCTGCAATTCTCGTTGCAGCATTCCCAGGTTGACCCCGATGTGTGGCTGGTCTCGGGTTTCTGGAGCAGCGAGCAGGCGATGAGTGCCTACTTCAACTCTCCAGCCTTGATGATCTTTACCGAGCTGTTGAATGACATGGTGGTTCGCAGCATGGACTTCCAGACCTTTACCGACGCATCCGCTGCACATGCCTACGGCGAATACCTGCAACTCGCCGGTTAA
- a CDS encoding fumarate hydratase, giving the protein MTVIKQDDLIQSVADALQFISYYHPVDFIQAMHEAYLREESPAARDSIAQILINSRMCATGHRPICQDTGIVTVFVRVGMDVRWDGATMGLDDMINEGVRRAYNLPENVLRASILADPAGSRKNTKDNTPAVIHYSIVPGNTVEVDVAAKGGGSENKSKMAMLNPSDSIVDWVLKTVPTMGAGWCPPGMLGIGIGGTAEKAAVMAKEVLMESIDIHELKKRGPQNRIEEMRLELFEKVNQLGIGAQGLGGLTTVLDVKIMDYPTHAASLPVCMIPNCAATRHAHFVLDGSGPASLEAPSLDAYPEIVWEAGPSARRVNLDTLTPEEVQSWKPGETVLLNGKMLTGRDAAHKRMVEMLNKGETLPVDLKGRFIYYVGPVDPVREEVVGPAGPTTATRMDKFTRQILEQTGLLGMIGKSERGPTAIEAIKDHKAVYLMAVGGAAYLVAQAIKKSRVVAFAELGMEAIYEFDVKDMPVTVAVDSKGESVHITGPAIWQKKISESLAVEVQ; this is encoded by the coding sequence ATGACCGTGATCAAGCAAGACGACCTGATTCAGAGCGTTGCCGACGCCCTGCAATTCATTTCCTACTACCACCCCGTGGATTTCATCCAGGCCATGCACGAAGCCTACCTGCGCGAAGAATCGCCAGCGGCCCGTGACTCCATCGCCCAGATCCTGATCAACTCGCGCATGTGTGCCACCGGCCATCGCCCGATCTGCCAGGACACCGGTATCGTCACCGTGTTCGTGCGCGTGGGCATGGACGTACGTTGGGATGGCGCCACCATGGGCCTGGACGACATGATCAACGAAGGCGTGCGTCGCGCCTACAATCTGCCGGAAAACGTCCTGCGTGCCTCCATCCTGGCCGACCCGGCAGGTAGCAGGAAGAACACCAAGGACAACACCCCGGCGGTCATTCACTACTCCATCGTTCCGGGTAACACCGTGGAAGTGGACGTGGCGGCCAAGGGTGGCGGTTCCGAAAACAAGTCGAAAATGGCCATGCTCAATCCGTCCGACTCGATTGTCGACTGGGTGCTGAAGACCGTACCGACCATGGGTGCCGGCTGGTGCCCACCGGGCATGCTGGGCATCGGCATCGGCGGCACCGCCGAAAAAGCCGCAGTAATGGCCAAGGAAGTGTTGATGGAATCCATCGACATCCACGAGCTGAAAAAGCGCGGCCCGCAGAACCGTATCGAAGAGATGCGCCTGGAGCTGTTCGAGAAGGTCAACCAACTGGGCATCGGCGCCCAGGGCCTGGGTGGCCTGACCACCGTGCTTGACGTGAAGATCATGGACTACCCGACCCACGCCGCGTCCTTGCCGGTGTGCATGATCCCCAACTGCGCCGCCACCCGTCACGCGCACTTCGTGCTCGACGGTTCGGGCCCCGCGTCGCTGGAAGCGCCATCGCTGGATGCCTATCCGGAAATCGTCTGGGAAGCCGGCCCGTCGGCCCGTCGCGTCAACCTCGACACCCTGACCCCGGAAGAAGTGCAGAGCTGGAAGCCGGGCGAAACCGTGTTGCTCAACGGCAAGATGCTCACCGGTCGCGACGCCGCGCACAAGCGCATGGTCGAGATGTTGAACAAGGGTGAAACCTTGCCGGTAGACCTGAAAGGTCGCTTCATCTACTACGTCGGTCCGGTTGATCCGGTGCGCGAAGAAGTGGTTGGCCCGGCGGGCCCGACCACCGCGACGCGGATGGACAAGTTCACCCGTCAGATCCTCGAGCAGACTGGCTTGCTGGGCATGATCGGCAAATCCGAGCGCGGCCCGACCGCCATCGAAGCGATCAAGGACCACAAGGCCGTGTACCTGATGGCCGTGGGCGGCGCCGCTTACCTGGTGGCGCAAGCCATCAAGAAGTCGCGTGTTGTCGCCTTCGCAGAACTGGGCATGGAAGCGATCTACGAGTTCGACGTGAAGGACATGCCGGTCACCGTTGCTGTCGACAGCAAAGGCGAATCCGTGCACATCACCGGTCCTGCCATCTGGCAGAAAAAGATCAGTGAAAGCCTGGCGGTAGAAGTGCAGTAG
- a CDS encoding enoyl-CoA hydratase-related protein → MTDAILQHRERGLLTLQLNRLDKKNALTRAMYLQLAEALEQADADEGIRCVLIQGSSDCFTAGNDIGDFLEQPPSALDSPPFYFMKSLLNCRKPVIAAVAGAAVGIGTTLLLHCDLVYISRDARLRMPFVNLGLCPEFGSSLILPRLLGHAKAAELLLLGEGFTGEQAAAWGIATEALGSGEAVLVKAREMAERFESLAPGAVQVTKQLMKGVDREQLRQVIEEEGALFVQRLKSPEALAALSGFINRS, encoded by the coding sequence ATGACCGACGCCATCCTGCAGCACCGCGAACGCGGGCTGCTGACCTTGCAACTCAATCGCCTCGACAAGAAGAACGCCCTGACCCGCGCCATGTACCTGCAACTGGCTGAGGCACTGGAGCAGGCCGATGCGGATGAGGGCATCCGCTGCGTGCTGATCCAGGGCAGCAGCGACTGTTTTACCGCCGGTAACGACATCGGCGATTTCCTTGAGCAACCGCCCAGCGCTCTCGACAGCCCGCCGTTTTATTTCATGAAAAGCCTGCTCAACTGCCGCAAGCCGGTGATCGCCGCCGTGGCCGGAGCTGCGGTGGGTATCGGCACAACCCTGCTGCTGCACTGCGACCTGGTGTATATCAGCCGGGATGCTCGGCTGCGCATGCCGTTCGTCAACCTGGGGCTGTGTCCGGAGTTTGGTTCGAGTCTAATTCTGCCGAGGCTGTTGGGGCACGCGAAGGCTGCGGAATTATTGTTGCTGGGCGAGGGCTTTACCGGCGAACAGGCGGCAGCCTGGGGGATTGCTACCGAGGCGCTGGGCAGCGGCGAGGCGGTGTTGGTCAAGGCGCGGGAAATGGCCGAGCGCTTTGAGTCCTTGGCGCCGGGGGCGGTGCAGGTGACCAAGCAACTCATGAAGGGTGTGGATCGTGAGCAATTGCGCCAGGTGATCGAGGAAGAGGGGGCTTTGTTTGTACAGCGGTTGAAGTCGCCGGAGGCGCTTGCCGCGTTATCGGGTTTTATCAACCGATCCTGA
- a CDS encoding flavin reductase family protein, translated as MSDDIHFYEPANGHGLPHDPFNAIIGPRPIGWISSQDSEGRLNLAPYSFFNAFNYIPPIIGFSSVGRKDSLNNIEQTGEFVWNLATRPLAEQMNQSCAPVSPEVNEFDLSGLTPVASRIVGVPRVGESPVSFECKVTQIIQLQRADKALVPSWLVLGEVVAVHIAKWLLKDGIYDTAAAEPILRGGGPADYFQLGPEALFKMHRPKA; from the coding sequence ATGTCCGACGACATCCATTTCTACGAACCCGCCAACGGCCACGGCCTGCCCCACGACCCCTTCAATGCCATTATCGGCCCACGGCCGATTGGCTGGATCTCGTCCCAAGACAGTGAAGGCCGCCTGAACCTGGCGCCCTATAGCTTCTTCAACGCATTCAACTACATTCCGCCGATCATTGGGTTTTCCAGTGTCGGACGCAAAGACAGCCTGAACAATATCGAACAGACCGGCGAGTTTGTGTGGAACCTGGCGACCCGACCATTGGCCGAGCAGATGAACCAGAGTTGTGCCCCGGTATCACCCGAGGTGAATGAGTTCGACTTGTCCGGCCTGACACCGGTGGCGTCGAGAATCGTGGGCGTGCCACGGGTAGGCGAGAGCCCAGTGTCGTTCGAGTGCAAGGTGACGCAGATCATCCAGCTTCAGAGAGCTGACAAGGCATTGGTGCCCAGCTGGCTGGTGTTGGGCGAGGTAGTCGCGGTGCACATTGCCAAGTGGCTGCTCAAGGATGGCATCTACGACACCGCCGCCGCCGAGCCGATACTGCGCGGTGGCGGCCCGGCGGATTACTTCCAATTGGGCCCCGAGGCCCTGTTCAAGATGCATCGCCCAAAGGCTTAG
- a CDS encoding iron-sulfur-binding ferredoxin reductase, which produces MPELYVGERHWSVTAGSNLLDALNQAGVAVPYSCRAGSCHACLVRCQGEVEDKQPEALSPAQRQDGWRLACQCQVSADLRVETFDPTRDGLPAQVVGVDWLSPSVLRLRLQPERGLRYRAGQHLVLWAGQVARPYSLASLPQEDGFLEFHLDCRLPGEFSDLARQLRVGERLRLGELRGGALQYDPDWQSRPLWLLASGTGLGPLWGVLREALRQDHQGDIRVIHLAHDAEGHYLAEPLAQLAAQHPNVTVELWTAAQAAQALAQLRLVSRQTLALLCGHPARVEAFSKRLFLAGLPRNQLLADVFLTRG; this is translated from the coding sequence ATGCCTGAACTGTACGTCGGCGAACGCCATTGGTCGGTAACGGCCGGCAGCAACCTGCTGGATGCCTTGAACCAGGCGGGTGTGGCTGTGCCTTACAGCTGTCGCGCCGGCAGTTGCCATGCGTGCCTGGTGCGATGCCAGGGGGAGGTCGAGGACAAGCAGCCCGAGGCCTTGAGCCCGGCGCAACGTCAAGACGGCTGGCGCTTGGCGTGCCAGTGCCAGGTCAGCGCTGATCTGCGCGTCGAAACCTTTGACCCGACGCGTGACGGGTTGCCGGCCCAGGTGGTGGGTGTGGATTGGTTAAGCCCCAGCGTGCTGCGCCTGCGCCTGCAACCCGAGCGTGGCCTGCGCTACCGGGCCGGGCAGCATCTGGTGCTGTGGGCAGGGCAGGTGGCGCGGCCGTACTCCCTGGCAAGCTTGCCTCAGGAGGATGGGTTCCTGGAGTTTCATCTCGATTGTCGCCTGCCTGGCGAATTCAGTGACCTGGCCCGCCAGTTGCGGGTGGGCGAGCGTCTACGCTTGGGCGAATTGCGCGGCGGCGCGCTGCAATACGATCCGGACTGGCAATCCCGGCCGCTGTGGCTGCTGGCGTCCGGCACGGGCCTGGGGCCGCTTTGGGGCGTATTGCGTGAGGCCCTGCGCCAGGATCATCAGGGCGACATCCGCGTGATTCACCTGGCCCATGATGCTGAGGGGCATTACCTGGCCGAACCCCTGGCGCAACTGGCTGCACAGCATCCAAACGTGACAGTGGAGCTGTGGACGGCGGCGCAGGCGGCCCAGGCATTGGCGCAACTGCGGCTTGTTTCACGGCAAACTCTGGCTTTACTCTGCGGACACCCGGCCCGTGTCGAGGCGTTTTCCAAGCGCCTGTTTTTGGCCGGATTGCCGCGTAATCAACTGCTGGCCGATGTGTTCCTGACCCGGGGTTGA
- a CDS encoding MFS transporter codes for MDNSNALPLGSAAAPTKERTTSSRIKSIFSGSVGNMVEWYDWYVYAAFSLYFAKTFFPKGDTTAQLLNTAAIFAVGFLMRPIGGWLMGLYADKVGRKKALMASVYLMCFGSLLIALSPGYEIIGIGAPILLVFARLLQGLSVGGEYGTSATYLSEMATKERRGFYSSFQYVTLISGQLIALAVLIVLQQLLTTEQLYAWGWRIPFAIGALCAVVALYLRRGMEETESFTKKEKAKESAMRTLMRHPKELLTVVGLTMGGTLAFYTYTTYMQKYLVNTVGMSISDSTTISAATLFLFMCLQPIIGGLSDKVGRRPILIAFGILGTLFTVPILTTLHTIQSWWGAFFLIMAALIIVSGYTSINAVVKAELFPTEIRALGVGLPYALTVSIFGGTAEYIALWFKSIGMETGYYWYVTACIAVSLVVYVTMKDTRKHSRITTD; via the coding sequence ATGGATAACTCCAACGCCCTGCCTCTGGGGTCGGCGGCCGCGCCGACGAAAGAGCGCACTACTTCCAGCCGCATCAAATCGATTTTCAGTGGTTCCGTCGGCAACATGGTCGAGTGGTACGACTGGTATGTCTACGCCGCCTTCTCGTTGTACTTCGCCAAGACCTTCTTCCCGAAAGGCGACACCACCGCGCAATTGCTCAACACCGCCGCGATCTTCGCCGTGGGCTTCCTGATGCGCCCGATCGGTGGCTGGTTGATGGGCTTGTACGCCGACAAAGTCGGACGTAAAAAAGCCCTGATGGCCTCGGTCTACCTGATGTGCTTCGGCTCGCTGCTGATTGCCCTGAGCCCCGGCTATGAAATCATCGGTATCGGCGCGCCAATCCTGCTGGTGTTTGCCCGTTTGCTGCAGGGGCTGTCGGTCGGCGGCGAATACGGCACCTCCGCCACCTACCTCAGCGAAATGGCGACCAAGGAACGCCGCGGTTTCTACTCCAGCTTCCAGTACGTGACCTTGATCTCCGGCCAGCTCATCGCCCTGGCCGTGCTGATCGTGCTGCAACAACTGCTGACCACCGAGCAGCTGTATGCCTGGGGCTGGCGCATCCCGTTCGCCATCGGCGCGCTGTGTGCGGTGGTTGCGCTGTACCTGCGGCGCGGCATGGAAGAAACCGAGTCGTTCACCAAGAAGGAAAAAGCCAAGGAAAGCGCCATGCGCACCTTGATGCGCCACCCCAAGGAACTGTTGACCGTGGTCGGCCTGACCATGGGCGGCACCCTGGCTTTCTACACCTACACCACCTACATGCAGAAATACCTGGTGAACACCGTCGGCATGAGCATTTCCGACTCCACCACCATCTCGGCGGCAACGCTGTTCCTGTTCATGTGCCTGCAACCGATCATCGGTGGGCTGTCGGATAAAGTCGGCCGCCGCCCGATCCTGATCGCTTTCGGCATCCTCGGCACCCTGTTCACCGTACCGATCCTCACCACTCTGCACACTATCCAGAGCTGGTGGGGCGCGTTCTTCCTGATCATGGCGGCGCTGATCATCGTCAGCGGCTACACCTCGATCAACGCGGTGGTGAAGGCCGAACTGTTCCCGACCGAAATCCGCGCCCTGGGCGTGGGCCTGCCATATGCCCTGACCGTCTCGATCTTTGGCGGCACCGCTGAATACATCGCGCTGTGGTTCAAGAGCATCGGCATGGAAACCGGTTACTACTGGTATGTGACCGCGTGTATCGCGGTGTCGCTGGTGGTGTATGTGACCATGAAGGACACGCGCAAACACTCGCGCATCACCACCGACTAA
- the pyk gene encoding pyruvate kinase, with the protein MSVRRTKIVATLGPASNSPEVLEQLILAGLDVARLNFSHGTPDEHKARAKLVRDLAAKHGRFVALLGDLQGPKIRIAKFANKRIELKIGDTFTFSTSHPLTEGNQQVVGIDYPDLVKDCGVGDELLLDDGRVVMRVDTATPTELHCTVIIGGPLSDHKGINRRGGGLTAPALTEKDKADIKLAAEMEVDYLAVSFPRDAADMEYARKLRDEAGGTAWLVAKIERAEAVADDETLDGLIKASDAVMVARGDLGVEIGDAELIGIQKKIILHARRHNKAVIVATQMMESMIQNPMPTRAEVSDVANAVLDYTDAVMLSAESAAGPYPLEAVQAMARICLGAEKHPTSKTSSHRIGKEFESCDQSIALAAMYTANHFPGVKAIIALTESGYTPLIMSRIRSSVPIYAFTPHREAQARTAMFRGVYTVPFDPASLAPNEVSQKAIDELVKRGVVEKGDWVILTKGDSYHTTGGTNGMKILHVGDPQV; encoded by the coding sequence ATGTCCGTCCGTCGTACCAAAATCGTCGCCACCCTTGGCCCGGCCAGCAACTCGCCGGAAGTCCTCGAACAGCTGATTCTGGCTGGTTTGGACGTTGCCCGTCTGAACTTCTCCCACGGCACCCCGGACGAGCACAAGGCTCGCGCCAAGCTGGTGCGTGACCTGGCCGCCAAGCACGGCCGCTTCGTCGCACTGCTGGGTGACCTGCAAGGCCCGAAAATCCGTATCGCCAAATTCGCCAACAAGCGGATCGAGCTGAAGATCGGTGACACCTTCACCTTCTCCACCAGCCACCCGCTGACCGAAGGCAACCAGCAAGTCGTGGGTATCGACTACCCGGACCTGGTGAAGGACTGCGGCGTCGGCGACGAACTGCTGCTGGATGACGGCCGCGTGGTCATGCGCGTCGACACCGCAACCCCGACCGAGCTGCATTGCACCGTGATCATCGGCGGCCCGCTGTCCGACCACAAAGGCATCAACCGTCGCGGCGGTGGCCTGACCGCACCGGCCCTGACTGAAAAAGACAAGGCCGACATCAAGCTTGCCGCCGAGATGGAAGTGGACTACCTCGCCGTGTCCTTCCCGCGCGACGCCGCCGACATGGAATACGCCCGTAAGTTGCGCGACGAAGCCGGTGGTACTGCCTGGCTGGTGGCAAAGATTGAACGCGCCGAAGCCGTGGCCGATGACGAAACCCTCGACGGCCTGATCAAGGCTTCCGACGCGGTGATGGTTGCCCGTGGCGACCTGGGCGTGGAAATCGGTGACGCCGAGCTGATCGGTATCCAGAAAAAGATCATCCTGCACGCCCGCCGCCACAACAAAGCGGTGATCGTGGCGACCCAGATGATGGAGTCGATGATCCAGAACCCGATGCCGACCCGCGCCGAAGTGTCCGATGTGGCCAACGCCGTGCTCGACTACACCGATGCCGTGATGCTTTCGGCTGAAAGTGCCGCCGGCCCGTACCCGCTGGAAGCTGTGCAAGCCATGGCGCGTATCTGCCTCGGCGCTGAAAAGCACCCGACCAGCAAAACCTCCAGCCACCGCATCGGCAAAGAGTTCGAAAGCTGCGACCAGAGCATCGCCCTGGCTGCCATGTACACTGCGAACCACTTCCCCGGTGTGAAGGCGATCATCGCGCTGACAGAGAGTGGTTACACACCGTTGATCATGTCGCGCATCCGTTCTTCGGTGCCGATCTACGCGTTCACCCCTCACCGTGAAGCCCAGGCTCGCACCGCGATGTTCCGTGGTGTGTACACCGTTCCGTTCGATCCGGCATCGCTGGCACCGAACGAAGTCAGCCAGAAAGCGATCGACGAGCTGGTCAAGCGCGGCGTAGTAGAGAAAGGCGACTGGGTCATCCTGACCAAGGGCGACAGCTACCACACCACCGGTGGCACCAATGGCATGAAGATCCTGCACGTGGGCGACCCGCAGGTCTGA
- a CDS encoding ATP-binding protein, which produces MIVIPRPLRLTFYSLLIIAGALLAAALATRHAERQALVDDAARAHQQLALYANSLHTLIERYRALPAVLALDSEMINALKGPLDAATQDLLNRKLERINGAAQSSTLELMDRTGLAVAASNWNLPSSYVGHNYAFRPYFSQTLSQGTGRFYAVGVTTGIPGYFLSSAVVDEHEQFLGAMVVKLEFPELEREWAQGNDLLLVSDARGIVFIANQPGWRYRNLRPLTASDLAELKATRQYDKKHLQALETSPLQRFDENSHLMRVNGPDGSANYIWESLPLKAEGWTLHLLRKPQFALEDQRNAGLAAAGSWLALVFLVLFLTQRWRLARLRQRSREELEQLVEERTQALRTAQDGLVQSAKLAALGQMSAALAHEINQPLTAQRMQLATLRLLLDHGRVDDAYRALTPLDDMLTRMAALTGHLKTFARKSPSGLRERLDLATVVDQSLHLLDARLRDESIGVVLDLTRPASVRGDAIRLEQVLINLLRNALDAMADKPRKRLEIRLHADQQLWQLTVSDSGGGIAEEHLNSVFDPFFTTKPVGDGLGLGLAVSYAIVHELGGRLIASNRGDGAVFTLTLPIALETPDLC; this is translated from the coding sequence ATGATCGTGATCCCTCGCCCCCTGCGCCTGACCTTCTATTCCCTGCTGATCATCGCTGGCGCGCTACTGGCCGCGGCCTTGGCCACGCGCCACGCCGAACGCCAGGCCTTGGTGGACGACGCAGCCCGCGCCCATCAGCAACTTGCGCTGTACGCCAACTCGCTGCACACCCTGATCGAACGCTACCGCGCCCTGCCCGCCGTGCTGGCGCTGGACTCGGAGATGATCAATGCCTTGAAGGGCCCCCTGGACGCCGCGACGCAGGATCTGCTCAACCGCAAACTGGAACGCATCAACGGCGCAGCGCAGTCGTCCACCCTGGAACTGATGGACCGCACCGGTCTGGCCGTGGCCGCCAGTAACTGGAACCTGCCCAGCAGTTACGTGGGGCATAACTACGCCTTTCGGCCGTATTTCAGCCAGACCTTGAGCCAGGGCACCGGGCGCTTTTACGCGGTGGGTGTGACCACCGGCATTCCCGGTTATTTCCTCTCCAGCGCGGTGGTCGATGAACATGAACAGTTCCTCGGCGCGATGGTGGTAAAGCTTGAGTTCCCCGAACTTGAACGCGAATGGGCCCAAGGCAATGACCTGCTACTGGTCAGCGATGCGCGCGGCATCGTGTTCATCGCCAACCAGCCCGGCTGGCGTTACCGCAACCTGCGGCCGTTGACGGCCAGTGACCTTGCCGAACTCAAGGCCACTCGCCAATACGACAAAAAACACCTGCAGGCGCTGGAAACCAGCCCCCTGCAACGTTTCGACGAAAACAGTCATTTGATGCGCGTCAACGGCCCGGATGGCAGTGCCAATTACATCTGGGAATCCCTGCCGCTGAAGGCCGAAGGCTGGACCCTGCACCTGCTGCGCAAGCCGCAGTTCGCGCTTGAGGATCAGCGCAACGCCGGGTTGGCGGCCGCCGGTTCGTGGCTGGCGCTGGTGTTCCTGGTGCTGTTCCTGACCCAACGCTGGCGCCTGGCCCGCTTGCGCCAGCGCAGTCGCGAAGAGCTTGAGCAACTGGTGGAAGAACGCACCCAGGCGCTGCGCACCGCTCAAGATGGCCTGGTGCAATCGGCCAAGCTGGCTGCATTGGGGCAGATGTCCGCCGCCCTTGCCCATGAAATCAATCAGCCGTTGACCGCCCAACGCATGCAACTGGCCACATTGCGCCTGCTGCTGGATCACGGCCGTGTCGACGACGCCTACAGGGCGCTCACCCCGCTGGACGACATGCTCACGCGCATGGCCGCCCTCACCGGCCATCTCAAGACCTTCGCGCGCAAAAGCCCCAGCGGCCTGCGCGAACGCCTGGACCTGGCCACCGTGGTCGACCAGTCCCTGCACTTGCTCGATGCGCGCCTGCGCGATGAATCCATTGGCGTAGTGCTGGACCTGACCCGTCCCGCCTCGGTGCGCGGCGATGCGATCCGCCTGGAACAGGTATTGATCAACCTGCTGCGCAATGCCCTCGACGCCATGGCCGACAAACCGCGTAAACGCCTGGAAATCCGCCTGCATGCCGACCAACAGTTGTGGCAACTGACCGTCAGCGATAGCGGCGGCGGGATTGCCGAAGAGCACCTGAACAGCGTGTTCGACCCGTTCTTCACGACCAAGCCCGTGGGCGACGGGCTCGGCTTGGGGCTGGCGGTGTCCTACGCTATCGTGCACGAATTGGGTGGGCGCCTGATCGCCAGCAATCGCGGCGACGGTGCGGTATTCACCCTGACCCTGCCTATCGCGCTGGAGACGCCCGACCTATGTTGA
- a CDS encoding sigma-54-dependent transcriptional regulator has translation MLNAVIVVDDEASIRTAVEQWLSLSGFEVQLFSRAEACLAQLPKDFPGVILSDVRMPGLSGLELLAEVQRRDADLPVILLTGHGDVPMAVEAMRDGAYDFLEKPFSPDALLNSLRRALDKRGLILENRRLHQQADHRAQLETTLLGVSRGLQTLRRQVLDLASLPVNVLIRGETGSGKEMVARCLHDFGPRSKKPFVALNCAAIPEQLFEAELFGHESGAFTGAQGKRIGKLEYAHGGTLFLDEIESMPLAQQVKLLRVLQEQKLERLGSNQSIHVDLRIIAATKPDLLEEARAGRFREDLAYRLNIAQLRLPPLRERREDIPLLFDHFAQSAAERLGRSVEPLSGAQLGRLLSHDWPGNVRELANVAERQVLGLGEPEPEGIEAGQSLAAQQEAFEAHCLKAALTRHKGDIKAVLAELQLPRRTFNEKMQRHGLARDMFLKDE, from the coding sequence ATGTTGAACGCGGTGATTGTGGTCGATGACGAAGCCAGCATCCGCACGGCCGTCGAACAGTGGCTGAGCCTGTCGGGGTTTGAGGTGCAGCTGTTCAGCCGCGCCGAGGCATGCCTGGCGCAATTGCCCAAGGATTTCCCTGGCGTAATCCTGAGCGATGTGCGCATGCCCGGACTCAGCGGCCTCGAACTGCTGGCCGAAGTGCAGCGCCGCGATGCCGATTTACCGGTCATCCTGCTCACCGGCCACGGCGATGTGCCGATGGCGGTTGAGGCCATGCGCGACGGTGCCTACGATTTCCTGGAAAAACCCTTCAGCCCCGACGCCCTGCTCAACAGCCTGCGCCGTGCCTTGGATAAACGCGGTCTAATCTTGGAAAACCGCCGTCTGCACCAGCAGGCCGATCATCGCGCACAGTTGGAAACGACCCTGTTGGGTGTGTCCCGGGGTTTGCAGACCTTACGCCGCCAGGTCCTGGACTTGGCAAGCCTGCCGGTGAATGTGCTGATCCGTGGCGAGACCGGCAGCGGTAAGGAAATGGTTGCCCGTTGCCTGCATGATTTTGGCCCGCGCTCGAAGAAACCCTTTGTAGCGCTCAACTGCGCCGCGATCCCTGAGCAGTTGTTTGAAGCCGAGCTGTTCGGCCACGAAAGCGGCGCGTTCACCGGCGCCCAGGGCAAACGCATCGGGAAGCTGGAATATGCCCACGGAGGCACGCTGTTCCTGGATGAAATCGAAAGCATGCCCCTGGCCCAACAGGTGAAACTGCTGCGTGTGTTGCAGGAGCAGAAACTGGAACGCCTGGGCTCCAACCAAAGTATCCACGTAGACCTGCGCATCATCGCCGCCACCAAGCCGGACCTGCTGGAAGAGGCCCGCGCCGGACGCTTTCGTGAAGACCTGGCTTATCGCTTGAACATCGCGCAATTGCGCCTGCCCCCCTTGCGTGAACGCCGCGAAGATATCCCGCTGCTGTTCGACCACTTTGCACAGAGCGCTGCCGAGCGCCTGGGCCGCAGCGTCGAGCCCCTCAGCGGCGCGCAACTGGGGCGCCTGCTCAGTCATGATTGGCCAGGCAATGTGCGTGAACTGGCCAACGTCGCCGAACGTCAGGTACTGGGCCTTGGCGAGCCGGAACCGGAGGGCATCGAGGCTGGGCAGTCCCTGGCGGCGCAGCAGGAAGCATTCGAAGCCCATTGCTTGAAAGCCGCTTTGACCCGGCACAAAGGTGATATCAAGGCGGTGCTGGCTGAACTGCAACTGCCACGGCGCACTTTCAATGAAAAGATGCAGCGCCATGGCCTCGCCCGAGACATGTTCCTGAAGGATGAATGA